Proteins encoded within one genomic window of Vidua macroura isolate BioBank_ID:100142 chromosome 2, ASM2450914v1, whole genome shotgun sequence:
- the FANCB gene encoding Fanconi anemia group B protein, with protein sequence MFLSEQDQFLSYNGEVLVFQLTKPKHAKEADDKAMNLCVRRMAFNRDTKLFVQKSSGVFSMGASHSKIEMICCSCTTDSRTGIILPCILMKKKKRNSIKYFLLLLHSSNQFEPSFYFKLDYELKEDIRLFAGPSLLWRHANKLFYISSNTCVVQSAPVHLSSVVWTGEIVGEGTVVLGIRTACLPETEDSDGFSVSDRAIWGSEFFGYAIQSQKFLTGTCFMPHAYSRVVSSVYVCRSERLRKQLRISLVAITHKNQLIWFQNGTPKGVCELPYEKPCSVKPALTSSNDLLFAVSFASGNSCVIQRRDSLQVASKWQKVKCVLVDDFIGSGSEQLLLLFKDDSNTDLLSTFKITDLGEVNYASDINYKHDVPAAEGLQENGLLTVRALETRLQAGWTSVRELQQHLGLQKRVILESCRALRDIVEERTHILPNSKEEGLVSLWDDVESPPDFLSKETSPASEVPEHFTEELWQRVVGDSLVVGVKLTESFCLSLSDVSLSLVMDQDFSSIPPVIKCQSKIIKLNKAFSALAVSSSQIEPPPKKMKLDLHSNNDLKKEFPKRSSRIQLDGAKTVTAVTSLSPLLAFHRVCCVVLLHARKQNNQNDGVQQSKKITVLCGKILLSLEDISNDRYSIKLLRDNSYCTGSMEDILAVLAVSVRFSFQIVSCDCTLTPVSSWLLGEMECTPFKECQDNIFCHKAGNIHGTIFNWALKNPFEGVLTIFCRNLTVLFQCLHSLTRVLPPSCSVKLLRSGSKGILTEHLALALEKEMLTLKNSLFLKETKAENSLTWRNESGKNINNAPLSSLLDTEEGIQQFRKKLQNEREESVRSMNQTMKGALYQKIALKIAEAQLSSDMIVWRLAKS encoded by the exons ATGTTTCTGAGTGAGCAGGATCAATTCCTGTCCTACAATGGTGAAGTCCTTGTATTTCAGTTGACAAAACCAAAGCATGCAAAGGAAGCAGATGATAAAGCAATGAATTTATGTGTCAGAAGGATGGCGTTCAACAGAGACACTAAGCTGTTTGTTCAGAAGTCTTCTGGAGTATTCAGCATGGGAGCCAGTCACTCAAAAATTGAAATGATTTGTTGTAGCTGCACAACAGATTCCAGAACAGGGATTATTCTTCCCTGCATTttgatgaagaagaaaaaacgGAACAGCATCAAATACTTTTTATTGTTGCTTCACAGTTCAAACCAATTTGAgccatccttttattttaaattggatTATGAGCTGAAAGAAGACATCAGGTTGTTTGCTGGCCCATCGTTGTTGTGGAGACATGCCAACAAGCTCTTCTACATCTCTTCCAACACCTGCGTGGTTCAAAGTGCTCCTGTTCATCTTTCTTCTGTAGTGTGGACAGGTGAAATTGTGGGTGAAGGCACTGTTGTCTTAGGGATAAGAACTGCTTGCCTGCCAGAGACTGAAGACTCAGAtggattttctgtttcagacagAGCCATCTGGGGTAGCGAGTTCTTCGGATATGCGATTCAATCACAAAAATTTCTGACTGGCACGTGCTTCATGCCTCATGCTTACAGCAGAGTGGTATCTTCTGTCTACGTCTGCAGGAGCGAGAGATTGAGAAAACAGCTCCGAATATCACTTGTTGCCATAACCCACAAGAACCAGCTTATTTGGTTCCAAAATGGTACCCCTAAAGGTGTTTGTGAGCTTCCTTATGAAAAGCCATGTTCAGTAAAACCAGCTCTAACCAGCAGCAATGATTTGCTATttgctgtgtcttttgcctCTGGAAATAGCTGTGTTATACAGAGGAGAGACAGCTTACAG GTGGCTTCCAAATGGCAAAAAGTGAAATGTGTTCTGGTGGATGATTTTATTGGCTCTGGAAGTGAGCAGCTGTTACTGCTTTTTAAGGATGACTCCAATACAGACTTATTAAGTACATTCAAAATAACAGATCTTGGGGAGGTCAACTATGCA agtgATATCAATTATAAACATGATGTTCCTGCTGCAGAAGGATTGCAAGAAAATGGTTTGCTTACTGTCCGAGCCCTTGAAACAAGATTGCAG GCTGGTTGGACTTCTGTTcgagagctgcagcagcatttaGGACTCCAAAAGAGGGTTATTCTTGAGTCTTGCAGAGCATTAAGAGATATTGTTGAAGAAAGAACCCATATTCTACCAAACTCAAAAGAG GAAGGCCTTGTCTCTCTCTGGGATGATGTAGAAAGTCCTCCTGATTTTCTTAGTAAAGAGACATCACCGGCGTCTGAAGTCCCAGAGCACTTCACAGAGGAATTGTGGCAGCGTGTTGTGGGTGACAGCCTGGTAGTTGGAGTAAAACTAACTGAATCATTTTGTTT GTCACTGAGTGATGTCAGTTTATCTTTAGTGATGGATCAAGACTTCTCTTCGATTCCTCCAGTTATCAAGTGTCAAAGTAAAATCATTAAGCTGAACAAAGCCTTCTCAGCATTGGCAGTCTCCTCAAGTCAAATTGAACCTCCTCCAAAAAAGATGAAATTGGACTTGCATAGCAACAATGATCTGAAAAAAGAATTTCCTAAGAGATCTTCAAGGATTCAGTTGGATGGAGCAAAGACAgtcactgctgtcaccagcCTTTCCCCACTGCTGGCATTTCATCGTGTGTGCTGTGTAGTTCTTCTGCATGCCAGGAAGCAAAACAATCAGAATGATGGTGTACAGCAGAGCAAAAAGATTACTGTACTCTGTGGGAAAATTTTGTTAAGTCTGGAAGATATTTCAAATGACAGATATTCAATAAAGTTGCTAAGGGATAATAGTTACTGTACAG GTTCCATGGAAGATATACTTGCTGTCCTTGCAGTGTCTGTCAGATTCTCCTTTCAGATTGTGTCTTGTGACTGCACGTTGACTCCAGTCAGTTCATGGTTACTGGGAGAAATGGAGTGCACACCATTTAAGGAATGCCAGGACAACATATTCTGTCATAAAGCAGGAAATATCCATGGTACAATTTTTAATTGGGCCCTGAAAAATCCATTTGAAGGAGTTCTAACAATATTTTGCAG aaatcTGACTGTcttgttccagtgccttcaCAGCCTTACTAGAGTTCTCCCTCCGAGCTGCAGTGTAAAACTCCTGAGATCAGGAAGCAAAGGAATACTTACTGAACACTTAGCACTGGCtctggaaaaggaaatgctCACCTTGAAGAATtctcttttcttaaaagaaactAAAGCTGAAAACAGCTTGACATGGAGGAATGAGTCTGGCAAGAACATCAATAATGCTCCTCTGTCTTCTTTACTGGACACTGAGGAAGGAATCCAGCAATTCAGAAAGAAGCTTCAGAATGAGCGGGAAGAGAGTGTGCGAAGTATGAACCAAACAATGAAGGGTGCCCTGTAccaaaaaattgctttgaaaatagCAGAAGCTCAGCTCAGTTCAGATATGATTGTGTGGAGACTGGCCAAGTCCTAG